The following proteins are encoded in a genomic region of Haloarcula salinisoli:
- a CDS encoding RNA-guided endonuclease TnpB family protein gives MTATTTKTLEATLAPPTAHKERKLCALLETYREGLHEAFDAGCETMSATSDVVTPYDLPYQAKAALCNYVPQLHDTYDAQELDDDHPVRLTNQAAEFDHSAARDYEFTWWAPQPGCGTNFWIPLRTNPEQNGLWHDLVHGDASAGQLRLQRHRTSWVLHVTVEFPVEQPDYEPTDDDVTPVGFDIGEAHLLAGCACEQGTPTDPLLINGGRARHLRKEMFTTLKRLQERDAAEWRIDERFDRYQNALTDIIEKASRRAVEYACRFEKPVLVLEDLSDIREDLDYGEWMNRSLHAWAFARLQQRIEDKAREAGLPVRYVRPEYTSQTCHGCSHIGRRNGDEFRCQNDECWVSEYHADINAAVNIADRHDPWGESLPLKPAGDDISRDGSACDSATTHRETSEESSQMTLSTFHGSEPSASNSET, from the coding sequence ATGACCGCAACAACCACGAAAACGCTGGAAGCTACGCTCGCCCCGCCAACAGCACACAAAGAGCGCAAACTGTGTGCCCTGCTCGAAACCTACCGTGAGGGGCTACACGAGGCGTTCGACGCCGGGTGTGAGACGATGAGTGCAACCAGCGACGTGGTGACGCCTTACGACCTACCGTATCAGGCGAAAGCGGCCCTGTGCAACTACGTCCCACAACTTCACGACACCTACGACGCACAGGAGTTGGACGACGACCACCCGGTTCGGCTCACCAACCAAGCCGCCGAGTTCGACCACTCAGCGGCGCGTGACTACGAGTTCACATGGTGGGCACCGCAACCCGGTTGCGGGACGAATTTCTGGATACCACTTCGTACCAATCCTGAACAAAACGGTCTGTGGCACGACCTCGTACACGGTGACGCTTCGGCAGGCCAACTCCGACTGCAACGCCACCGCACGTCGTGGGTCCTCCACGTCACCGTCGAGTTCCCGGTCGAACAACCGGACTACGAACCGACAGACGACGATGTAACACCAGTCGGCTTCGACATTGGCGAAGCACACCTGCTCGCGGGCTGTGCCTGCGAGCAGGGGACTCCGACTGACCCATTGCTCATCAACGGTGGTCGCGCTCGTCACCTTCGCAAAGAGATGTTCACGACACTCAAGCGGCTCCAAGAGCGTGACGCCGCAGAGTGGCGGATAGACGAACGATTCGACCGCTACCAGAACGCACTCACAGACATCATCGAGAAGGCGTCTCGACGTGCCGTCGAGTACGCCTGTCGATTCGAGAAGCCAGTCCTTGTGCTGGAAGACCTTTCGGACATCCGCGAAGACCTCGATTACGGTGAGTGGATGAACCGAAGCCTCCACGCATGGGCGTTCGCTCGGCTCCAACAGCGTATCGAGGACAAAGCACGGGAGGCGGGGCTTCCGGTCAGATACGTCCGACCGGAGTACACGAGCCAGACGTGTCACGGGTGCAGTCACATCGGGCGCCGGAACGGCGACGAGTTCCGGTGCCAGAACGATGAGTGTTGGGTATCGGAGTACCACGCAGACATCAACGCGGCGGTCAACATCGCTGACCGCCATGACCCGTGGGGTGAGAGCCTGCCGCTGAAACCGGCGGGCGATGACATCTCACGGGATGGGAGCGCCTGTGACAGCGCCACGACCCACCGAGAGACGAGCGAGGAATCCTCGCAGATGACCCTCTCGACTTTCCACGGGTCGGAACCCTCTGCCAGCAACAGCGAAACTTAG
- the tnpA gene encoding IS200/IS605 family transposase, whose amino-acid sequence MEYHLQTGSHTVHALQYHFVTVTKYRADILTDERLERVAEIAHDIADDFEADIKNVDGGTDHVHILFRTKPTTDLTKFINSLKGVTSRRVRSEFPEVTQTLEDAFWQPGYFLATTGQVSIDVLMDYVDDQ is encoded by the coding sequence ATGGAGTATCATCTGCAAACCGGGTCGCACACAGTGCACGCCCTTCAGTATCACTTCGTGACTGTCACGAAGTACCGAGCCGATATTCTCACGGATGAGCGGCTTGAGCGTGTCGCTGAAATCGCCCACGATATTGCAGACGACTTCGAGGCCGACATCAAGAACGTGGACGGTGGTACCGACCACGTTCACATCCTGTTTCGGACCAAACCAACCACAGACCTCACGAAGTTCATCAACTCGCTCAAAGGCGTCACGTCCCGCCGGGTTCGGTCGGAGTTTCCCGAAGTGACACAAACGCTCGAAGATGCGTTCTGGCAACCGGGATACTTCCTCGCTACGACCGGCCAAGTGAGCATTGACGTGCTGATGGACTACGTGGACGACCAGTAG